The following proteins come from a genomic window of Halomarina ordinaria:
- a CDS encoding M48 family metalloprotease: MDWSSDRRLQRRMVGSLALTLVGYAALLGGLYWLLPRSLALPAGALLVLALVVQVREADRIAYLLTRGIALSRETYPPVYDTVGRVARGADMPMPAVAVVPTEERNAFAAGTGKRTVVCVTLGLLKALDERELEAVVAHELAHLKNGDSTVLTVAAFPTAVALFLLSSAGSLARASTGSVLRFWFFGQALGLALLVAVVGAPLLLASLPGTLVLSRYREFAADRGAVAITGDPVGLAEALGTLYGAPRPPTADLRRVATFNAFCIVPTASLPAWLPSTHPPTAERIRRLGDLAREIEQA; the protein is encoded by the coding sequence ATGGACTGGTCCTCCGACCGCCGCCTCCAGCGCCGGATGGTCGGGTCGCTCGCCCTGACGCTCGTCGGGTACGCGGCCCTCCTCGGCGGCCTCTACTGGCTGCTCCCCCGGTCGCTCGCCCTCCCCGCCGGTGCGCTCCTGGTGCTTGCGCTCGTCGTGCAGGTGCGGGAGGCCGACCGCATCGCCTACCTGCTCACGCGGGGCATCGCCCTCTCTCGCGAGACGTACCCGCCGGTGTACGACACCGTCGGCCGCGTCGCCCGGGGGGCGGACATGCCGATGCCGGCGGTGGCGGTCGTCCCGACCGAGGAACGAAACGCCTTCGCCGCGGGCACCGGGAAGCGGACCGTCGTCTGCGTGACGCTCGGTCTGCTGAAGGCGCTCGACGAGCGGGAACTGGAGGCCGTCGTCGCCCACGAACTCGCCCACCTGAAGAACGGCGACTCGACGGTGCTCACGGTCGCCGCGTTCCCCACCGCCGTCGCGCTGTTCCTGCTCTCCTCGGCGGGCTCTCTCGCCCGCGCGTCGACCGGGAGCGTCCTCCGGTTCTGGTTCTTCGGGCAGGCGCTCGGCCTCGCGCTACTCGTCGCGGTGGTCGGCGCACCCCTGCTGCTCGCCAGCCTCCCGGGGACGCTCGTCCTCTCGCGCTACCGCGAGTTCGCCGCCGACCGCGGCGCCGTCGCCATCACCGGCGACCCGGTGGGTCTCGCGGAGGCGCTCGGCACGCTCTACGGCGCGCCGCGACCGCCGACCGCGGACCTCAGACGGGTCGCGACGTTCAACGCCTTCTGTATCGTCCCGACGGCCTCCCTCCCGGCGTGGCTCCCCTCGACACACCCGCCGACGGCCGAGCGCATCCGTCGGCTCGGCGACCTCGCCCGCGAAATCGAGCAGGCATAA
- the radA gene encoding DNA repair and recombination protein RadA has product MASDLEDLPGVGPATAEKLRENGYDSYQSIAVASPGELSNTADVGESTAHDIIQAAREGADIGGFETGSQVLERRERIGKLKMLVPEIDEMLGGGVETQSITEVYGEFGAGKSQISHQLSVNVQLPPEAGGLGGSAIFIDSEDTFRPERIEEMLFGLDDDILQAALDDREIEGTPDDEAAREQLLESFLDKIHVAKAFNSNHQILLAEKANEIAKEHQESDFPVRLLCVDSLTAHFRAEYVGRGQLAPRQQKLNKHLHDIDRVGNLYNAAVLVTNQVQSNPDAFFGDPTKPIGGNILGHKSTFRMYLRKSKGNKRIVKLVDAPNLPDGEAVMRVENEGLKPE; this is encoded by the coding sequence ATGGCAAGTGACCTTGAGGACCTCCCCGGCGTGGGTCCGGCCACCGCAGAGAAGCTCCGCGAGAACGGCTACGACTCCTACCAGTCCATCGCCGTCGCCTCCCCCGGCGAACTGTCGAACACCGCGGACGTAGGCGAGAGCACCGCCCACGACATCATCCAGGCCGCCCGTGAGGGTGCCGACATCGGTGGGTTCGAGACCGGGTCGCAGGTGCTCGAACGCCGCGAGCGCATCGGGAAGCTGAAGATGCTCGTCCCGGAGATAGACGAGATGCTCGGCGGCGGCGTCGAGACCCAGTCCATCACCGAGGTGTACGGCGAGTTCGGCGCCGGCAAGTCCCAGATCTCCCACCAGCTCTCGGTCAACGTCCAGCTCCCGCCGGAGGCCGGCGGCCTCGGCGGCAGCGCCATCTTCATCGACTCCGAGGACACCTTCCGCCCCGAGCGCATCGAGGAGATGCTCTTCGGGCTCGACGACGACATCCTCCAGGCGGCGCTCGACGACCGCGAGATCGAGGGGACGCCCGACGACGAGGCGGCGCGCGAACAGCTCCTCGAGTCGTTCCTCGACAAGATACACGTCGCGAAGGCGTTCAACTCCAACCACCAGATACTCCTCGCCGAGAAGGCCAACGAGATCGCGAAGGAACACCAGGAGTCCGACTTCCCCGTCCGCCTGCTCTGCGTCGACTCGCTGACCGCTCACTTCCGCGCGGAGTACGTCGGGCGCGGGCAGCTCGCCCCCCGACAGCAGAAGCTCAACAAGCACCTCCACGACATCGACCGGGTCGGCAACCTCTACAACGCCGCCGTCCTCGTCACCAACCAGGTGCAGTCGAACCCCGACGCCTTCTTCGGCGACCCGACCAAGCCCATCGGCGGGAACATCCTCGGCCACAAGTCCACCTTCCGGATGTACCTCCGCAAGTCGAAGGGGAACAAGCGCATCGTGAAGCTCGTCGACGCGCCGAACCTCCCCGACGGCGAAGCCGTCATGCGCGTCGAGAACGAGGGCCTGAAGCCCGAGTAA
- a CDS encoding DUF424 domain-containing protein — translation MLLTERRTEEGLLVSVCDADILGETFENGEVSLTVETDFYDGEEADEERVVGALARATVANIVGTRAVSVAVEHGFVDETTVLDVGETRHAQLLRL, via the coding sequence ATGCTGCTGACCGAACGTCGGACCGAGGAGGGCCTGCTCGTCTCCGTCTGCGACGCCGACATCCTCGGCGAGACGTTCGAGAACGGGGAGGTGTCGCTCACCGTCGAGACCGACTTCTACGACGGCGAGGAGGCCGACGAGGAGCGCGTCGTCGGCGCGCTCGCCCGGGCGACGGTCGCCAACATCGTCGGCACCCGGGCGGTGAGCGTCGCCGTCGAACACGGCTTCGTCGACGAGACGACCGTCCTCGACGTCGGTGAGACGCGCCACGCGCAGTTGCTCCGGCTCTGA
- a CDS encoding aminotransferase class V-fold PLP-dependent enzyme — MSTQTTEPLDVERLREDFPILGRKVGGDVSVPGEGPGDDTPLVYLDNAATSHTPEQVVDVIADYYRSYNSNVHRGIHSLSQEASVAYEEAHDRVAEFIGADGREEVVFTKNTTEAMNTVAYAWGLAELGPGDEVVLTQMEHHASLVTWQQIGKKTGADVKYVRVTDDGYLDMDHARELVGDDTRMVSAVHVSNTLGTVNPIADLADLAHDHGAYVFVDGAQSVPNRPVDVTDLDADFFAFSGHKMCGPTGVGVLYGKRHLLEEMQPYLYGGEMIRKVTFEDATWEDLPWKFEAGTPVICQGIALAAACDYLDDIGLERIRAHEEGLAEYAYDRLTEHDDVTVYGPPGDDRGGLVAFNLDGVHAHDLSSILNDHGVAIRAGDHCTQPLHQEMGVAASARASFYLYNTEAEVDALVEAVDSARQLFA, encoded by the coding sequence ATGAGTACGCAAACCACGGAGCCGCTCGACGTCGAGCGACTCCGCGAGGACTTCCCCATCCTGGGACGGAAGGTCGGCGGTGACGTCTCCGTCCCGGGGGAGGGTCCCGGCGACGACACGCCGCTCGTCTACCTCGACAACGCCGCGACGAGCCACACGCCCGAACAGGTCGTCGACGTCATCGCCGACTACTACCGCTCGTACAACTCGAACGTCCACCGCGGCATCCACAGCCTCAGCCAGGAGGCGAGCGTCGCCTACGAGGAGGCCCACGACCGCGTCGCCGAGTTCATCGGTGCCGACGGCCGCGAGGAGGTCGTCTTCACGAAGAACACCACCGAGGCGATGAACACCGTCGCGTACGCCTGGGGGCTCGCCGAACTCGGCCCCGGCGACGAGGTGGTCCTCACGCAGATGGAACACCACGCCTCGCTGGTCACCTGGCAGCAGATAGGCAAGAAGACCGGCGCCGACGTGAAGTACGTCCGCGTCACCGACGACGGCTACCTCGACATGGACCACGCCCGCGAACTCGTCGGCGACGACACGCGGATGGTGAGCGCCGTCCACGTCTCGAACACGCTCGGGACGGTCAACCCCATCGCCGACCTCGCCGACCTCGCGCACGACCACGGCGCGTACGTCTTCGTCGACGGCGCCCAGTCCGTCCCGAACCGCCCGGTCGACGTGACGGACCTCGACGCCGACTTCTTCGCCTTCTCCGGGCACAAGATGTGCGGCCCGACCGGCGTCGGCGTCCTCTACGGCAAGCGCCACCTCCTCGAGGAGATGCAGCCGTACCTCTACGGCGGCGAGATGATACGGAAGGTCACCTTCGAGGACGCGACCTGGGAGGACCTCCCCTGGAAGTTCGAGGCCGGCACGCCCGTCATCTGTCAGGGCATCGCGCTGGCGGCGGCCTGCGACTACCTCGACGACATCGGCCTCGAACGCATCCGCGCCCACGAGGAGGGGCTGGCCGAGTACGCCTACGACCGCCTCACCGAACACGACGACGTGACGGTGTACGGCCCGCCGGGCGACGACCGCGGCGGCCTCGTCGCGTTCAACCTCGACGGCGTCCACGCCCACGACCTCTCGTCCATCCTCAACGACCACGGCGTCGCCATCCGCGCGGGCGACCACTGCACCCAGCCGCTCCACCAGGAGATGGGCGTCGCCGCCTCCGCCCGGGCATCCTTCTACCTCTACAACACCGAGGCGGAGGTCGACGCGCTCGTCGAGGCGGTCGACAGCGCCCGCCAGCTGTTCGCGTAA
- a CDS encoding ZIP family metal transporter has product MASPADFALVFLAGLVTALATGLGALPFFLVDEMSDRVNVVLWGLASGIMLSASGFGLVSEGLAAGGPLPVGVGLLAGVGLVVVAHEVIEGREIHPRRYEEASVRKLALILGILTVHSFPEGVAIGVSFADLNFDGVAGIALFGYTVPLLAVFMTVAISIHNVPEGVAVSIPLRAMDVPPWRMVWWAVFSSLPQPIGAVLAFYFVTLARAFLPVGFGFAAGAMIYLVLSEFIPEAIDVGGALPSRGLPELAVGLLAGALLMVPLAFV; this is encoded by the coding sequence ATGGCCTCGCCCGCCGACTTCGCGCTCGTCTTCCTCGCCGGCCTCGTCACCGCGCTGGCGACGGGCCTCGGCGCGCTCCCCTTCTTCCTCGTCGACGAGATGTCCGACCGCGTGAACGTCGTCCTCTGGGGGCTGGCCTCGGGCATCATGCTCTCGGCGTCCGGCTTCGGCCTCGTCTCCGAGGGGCTCGCCGCGGGCGGCCCCCTCCCGGTGGGCGTCGGCCTGCTGGCCGGCGTCGGCCTCGTCGTCGTCGCCCACGAGGTCATCGAGGGCCGGGAGATACACCCCCGGCGCTACGAGGAGGCGAGCGTGCGGAAACTGGCGCTCATCCTCGGTATCCTCACGGTCCACAGCTTCCCGGAGGGGGTCGCCATCGGCGTCTCCTTCGCCGACCTGAACTTCGATGGCGTCGCCGGTATCGCGCTGTTCGGCTACACCGTCCCGCTGCTCGCGGTGTTCATGACCGTCGCCATCTCCATCCACAACGTGCCCGAGGGCGTCGCCGTCTCCATCCCCCTGCGGGCGATGGACGTCCCGCCCTGGCGGATGGTGTGGTGGGCGGTGTTCTCCAGCCTTCCCCAGCCCATCGGCGCGGTGCTCGCGTTCTACTTCGTCACGCTCGCGCGGGCGTTCCTCCCCGTCGGCTTCGGCTTCGCCGCCGGCGCGATGATATATCTCGTGCTCTCGGAGTTCATCCCCGAGGCCATCGACGTGGGCGGGGCGTTGCCGAGTCGCGGCCTCCCCGAACTCGCCGTCGGGTTGCTCGCGGGCGCGCTCCTGATGGTCCCGCTGGCGTTCGTCTGA
- the htpX gene encoding zinc metalloprotease HtpX: protein MDWKPDWGLRGRMALTMFLLFALYIVFIGVLAAAGVGLLTIVLVMGAFSLGQFFFSDKLALYSMGATVVDEDEYPELHAMVGRLSQQADLPKPKVAVVDSRVPNAFATGRSQKNSAVCVTTGIMRTLDRDELEGVLAHELAHVKNRDVMVMTIASFLSTLAFLVVRWGWLFTGGRDRNSGGVVVAILASLVVWIISFLLIRTLSRYREFAADRGGAVITGRPSALASALLKISGEMDNVPKNDLREESEMNAFFIIPIKSGVVGRLFSTHPSTEKRVERLRAMERELEA, encoded by the coding sequence ATGGACTGGAAACCCGACTGGGGACTGCGTGGGCGCATGGCGCTCACGATGTTCCTGCTCTTCGCCCTCTACATCGTGTTCATCGGGGTTCTCGCCGCGGCGGGTGTCGGCCTCCTGACGATCGTCCTCGTCATGGGGGCGTTCTCGCTCGGACAGTTCTTCTTCAGCGACAAGCTCGCGCTCTACAGCATGGGCGCGACAGTCGTCGACGAGGACGAGTACCCCGAACTGCACGCGATGGTCGGGCGACTCAGCCAGCAGGCCGACCTCCCGAAGCCGAAGGTGGCGGTGGTGGACTCGCGTGTCCCGAACGCCTTCGCGACCGGGCGCTCGCAGAAGAACTCCGCCGTCTGCGTCACGACGGGCATCATGCGCACGCTCGACCGCGACGAACTGGAGGGCGTCCTCGCCCACGAACTCGCGCACGTGAAGAACCGCGACGTGATGGTGATGACCATCGCGTCGTTCCTCTCGACGCTCGCGTTCCTCGTCGTGCGCTGGGGGTGGCTGTTCACCGGCGGGCGCGACCGCAACAGCGGCGGCGTGGTCGTCGCCATCCTCGCGTCGCTCGTCGTCTGGATCATCTCGTTCCTGCTCATCCGGACGCTCTCGCGCTACCGCGAGTTCGCCGCCGACCGCGGCGGGGCGGTCATCACCGGCCGGCCGAGCGCCCTCGCCAGCGCCCTGCTGAAGATATCCGGGGAGATGGACAACGTCCCGAAGAACGACCTCCGCGAGGAGTCGGAGATGAACGCGTTCTTCATCATCCCCATCAAGAGCGGGGTCGTCGGGCGCCTGTTCAGCACCCACCCGAGCACCGAGAAGCGCGTCGAACGCCTGCGCGCGATGGAACGCGAACTCGAAGCCTGA
- the sufU gene encoding Fe-S cluster assembly sulfur transfer protein SufU, translating into MGLGSDMYRQQILDHYKNPRNHGEVADPTFSHEGENPSCGDTIRMDVVLEDDGETIEFVAFSGDGCAISQASASMLTQRLPGMTLDELDAMDRDDVVEMLGVDISPMRIKCAVLAEKVAQDGARIHTGDIDVETTKTE; encoded by the coding sequence ATGGGACTCGGCTCGGACATGTACCGACAGCAGATTCTGGACCACTACAAGAACCCCCGGAACCACGGCGAGGTGGCGGACCCAACGTTCTCGCACGAGGGGGAGAACCCGTCGTGTGGCGACACCATCCGGATGGACGTCGTGCTCGAGGACGACGGCGAGACCATCGAGTTCGTGGCGTTCAGCGGCGACGGCTGCGCCATCAGCCAGGCCAGCGCCTCGATGCTCACCCAGCGGCTGCCGGGCATGACCCTCGACGAACTCGACGCGATGGACCGCGACGACGTCGTCGAGATGCTCGGCGTCGACATCAGCCCGATGCGCATCAAGTGCGCCGTCCTCGCGGAGAAGGTGGCCCAGGACGGCGCAAGGATACACACCGGCGACATCGACGTCGAGACGACGAAGACCGAGTAA
- the thpR gene encoding RNA 2',3'-cyclic phosphodiesterase, whose translation MRLFVSVDLDPLADALRDAQQPLADADDLRLTDPEQAHLTLSFLGEVPEARVPSVAAALRDAVAAAGVGPFDVHLGGYGVFPSPAYISVVWVGVREGNERLTRLHEAIESRLADLGFAPEDHEFTPHVTVARMDDAGGKSRVQRIVRERDPDVGRLRVEAVRLTESRLTSSGPVHETVEVVDLRE comes from the coding sequence ATGCGACTCTTCGTCAGTGTCGACCTCGACCCGCTGGCCGACGCGCTCCGCGACGCGCAGCAACCGCTGGCCGACGCCGACGACCTCCGACTCACCGACCCGGAGCAGGCCCACCTCACGCTCTCGTTCCTCGGGGAGGTCCCCGAGGCGCGCGTCCCGTCCGTGGCCGCCGCGCTCCGCGACGCCGTCGCGGCCGCCGGCGTCGGTCCCTTCGACGTCCACCTCGGCGGCTACGGCGTCTTCCCCTCGCCGGCGTACATCAGCGTCGTCTGGGTCGGCGTCCGCGAGGGCAACGAGCGCCTCACGCGCCTCCACGAGGCCATCGAGTCACGGCTCGCGGACCTCGGGTTCGCCCCGGAAGACCACGAGTTCACCCCCCACGTCACGGTCGCCCGCATGGACGACGCCGGCGGCAAGTCGCGCGTCCAGCGGATCGTCCGCGAGCGCGACCCCGACGTCGGCCGCCTCCGCGTCGAGGCCGTCCGTCTCACCGAGAGCCGCCTCACGTCCTCGGGGCCGGTCCACGAGACGGTCGAGGTCGTCGACCTCCGGGAGTAG
- a CDS encoding helicase C-terminal domain-containing protein, with product MNPARIDEEFPAPSYRGAQAQAVRDIRAAFEAGNEVVLVRAPTGSGKSLLARAIAGCARRPGEAAPTEPIGAYYTTPQVSQLDDVAGDDLLSDLSVIRGKRNYSCLLPGETTTPVDRAPCARERGFDCPVMHRCPYFSDRDVAANRPIAAMTLAYFMQMAGSDVFGQRDVVVVDEAHGLAEWAEMYATIDLGPDTVPLWEDKPAPEVTDTEDAARYADGLSTVCSRRQTELRGKEELTPEEAAERDRLAELVRELGWFVEDARDPESATTWVVDQPDGAGSRVVVKPMDPERYLHYTLWDRGQRFALLSATILNKEAFCRSSGLDPSRVALVDVDHTFPVEHRPLYDVTQGKMTYEHRDETLPKVARLVVRLMQRHPEEKGLIHAHSYAIAERLAALLADFGVDSRVRTHDASTRDAALDSWKRSDGADVFVSVKMEEALDLTGDLCRWQVLCKAPYPNTRDSRVASRLADGQWAWYYRSALRTVIQACGRVVRAPDDRGATYLADSSLLDLFERARSDVPDWFAEQVDRMSAPDLPAFDPDAALGGGGTSTRRRRPRSIDDHPLGDVWR from the coding sequence GTGAACCCCGCCCGCATCGACGAGGAGTTCCCCGCGCCCTCCTATCGCGGGGCCCAGGCGCAGGCGGTCCGGGACATCCGCGCGGCCTTCGAGGCCGGCAACGAGGTGGTGCTGGTACGAGCGCCCACGGGGAGCGGCAAGTCGCTGCTCGCGCGAGCCATCGCCGGCTGCGCCCGCCGCCCCGGCGAGGCCGCCCCGACCGAACCCATCGGCGCGTACTACACCACCCCGCAGGTCTCGCAACTGGACGACGTGGCGGGCGACGACCTCCTCTCGGACCTCTCGGTCATCCGGGGGAAGCGCAACTACTCCTGTCTGCTCCCCGGCGAGACGACGACGCCCGTCGACCGTGCCCCCTGCGCGCGCGAGCGCGGATTCGACTGCCCGGTGATGCACCGCTGTCCGTACTTCTCCGACCGCGACGTCGCCGCCAACCGGCCCATCGCCGCGATGACGCTCGCGTACTTCATGCAGATGGCCGGCTCCGACGTATTCGGCCAGCGCGACGTCGTCGTCGTCGACGAGGCCCACGGCCTCGCGGAGTGGGCCGAGATGTACGCCACCATCGACCTCGGCCCCGACACGGTGCCGCTGTGGGAGGACAAGCCCGCCCCCGAGGTAACGGACACCGAGGACGCCGCCCGCTACGCCGACGGCCTCTCGACGGTCTGTTCGCGCCGCCAGACCGAACTGCGCGGGAAGGAGGAGCTGACGCCCGAGGAGGCCGCCGAGCGCGACCGACTCGCGGAACTCGTCCGGGAACTGGGCTGGTTCGTCGAGGACGCCCGCGACCCCGAGAGCGCGACGACGTGGGTCGTCGACCAGCCCGACGGCGCGGGGTCGCGCGTCGTCGTCAAGCCGATGGACCCCGAGCGCTACCTCCACTACACCCTCTGGGACCGCGGCCAGCGCTTCGCGCTCCTCTCGGCGACCATCCTCAACAAGGAGGCGTTCTGCCGGAGCTCCGGCCTCGACCCCTCGCGGGTCGCGCTCGTCGACGTCGACCACACCTTCCCCGTCGAGCACCGCCCGCTGTACGACGTGACCCAGGGGAAGATGACCTACGAGCACCGGGACGAGACCCTCCCGAAGGTCGCCCGCCTCGTCGTCCGCCTGATGCAGCGCCACCCCGAGGAGAAGGGGCTGATTCACGCCCACTCCTACGCCATCGCCGAGCGCCTCGCCGCCCTGCTCGCGGACTTCGGCGTCGACAGCCGCGTCCGGACGCACGACGCCTCGACGCGCGACGCGGCGCTCGACTCCTGGAAGCGGAGCGACGGCGCGGACGTCTTCGTCTCGGTGAAGATGGAGGAGGCGCTCGACCTGACGGGCGACCTCTGTCGCTGGCAGGTACTGTGTAAGGCACCCTACCCGAACACGCGCGACTCGCGGGTCGCCAGCCGACTGGCCGACGGCCAGTGGGCGTGGTACTACCGGAGCGCGCTCCGGACGGTCATCCAGGCCTGCGGTCGGGTGGTCCGCGCGCCCGACGACCGCGGGGCGACCTACCTCGCCGATTCGAGCCTGCTCGACCTCTTCGAGCGGGCGCGGAGCGACGTCCCCGACTGGTTCGCCGAACAGGTCGACCGGATGAGCGCCCCCGACCTCCCGGCGTTCGACCCGGACGCGGCGCTCGGCGGTGGGGGAACATCGACCCGACGGCGGCGCCCGCGCTCCATCGACGACCACCCGCTGGGCGACGTCTGGCGCTAG
- the pspAB gene encoding PspA-associated protein PspAB, whose protein sequence is MGIFDSLRQALGMSAETDATREASPEDLFGMSTAYMTMEADLGYDQGGAAALCFSGVDSTAFAETEREVERILEAGEIETGTQARFETDSHGYQWVVLEDTDPEDLVTSIHFAADTFIEEGFGNRLLAALFAFEKDGQPVYWVYSFRRGTYYPFAPRPGHERDSGVEFKLESVLDGELTVEQDKDYWFPLWPDRGRHPWE, encoded by the coding sequence ATGGGCATCTTCGACTCCCTCCGGCAGGCCCTCGGGATGAGCGCCGAGACGGACGCCACCCGCGAGGCCAGCCCCGAGGACCTCTTCGGGATGAGCACGGCGTACATGACGATGGAGGCCGACCTCGGGTACGACCAGGGCGGCGCGGCGGCGCTCTGTTTCTCCGGCGTCGACAGCACCGCCTTCGCGGAGACCGAGCGCGAGGTCGAGCGCATCCTCGAAGCCGGCGAGATTGAGACCGGGACGCAGGCGCGCTTCGAGACGGACTCCCACGGTTACCAGTGGGTCGTCCTCGAGGACACGGACCCCGAGGACCTCGTGACGAGCATCCACTTCGCCGCCGACACCTTCATCGAGGAGGGGTTCGGCAACCGCCTGCTCGCGGCGCTGTTCGCCTTCGAGAAGGACGGCCAGCCCGTCTACTGGGTCTACTCCTTCCGCCGCGGCACGTACTACCCCTTCGCGCCGCGCCCCGGGCACGAGCGCGACTCGGGTGTCGAGTTCAAACTGGAGAGCGTCCTCGACGGCGAACTTACGGTCGAGCAGGACAAGGACTACTGGTTCCCCCTCTGGCCGGACCGCGGCCGCCACCCCTGGGAGTAG
- a CDS encoding tetratricopeptide repeat protein, protein MTDERDDHRFSESRGFGDPYEGFDLDPPELEVDPSMVDPVDSRALADMLDRRQIPKGAIDVESLVEVGISYMQINRFEQATDALERAARLADDPSLEQEAWVNKGAAHAELEEYDDAIGAYREALTVDDDSEHAATAETNLAYALWEDGRTEQALEHAERAVEIDPRFGQAWYNRGFFLAERGLNEEAVNCFDNAIRLGFRTPELLEEKGAALEHLGEDEEAERLAEEADEIRQRAEQRLVE, encoded by the coding sequence ATGACAGACGAGAGGGACGACCACCGCTTCTCCGAGAGCCGGGGGTTCGGCGACCCCTACGAGGGGTTCGACCTCGACCCACCGGAACTCGAGGTGGACCCGTCGATGGTCGACCCGGTCGACTCGCGCGCGCTCGCCGACATGCTCGACCGGCGCCAGATACCGAAGGGCGCAATCGACGTCGAATCGCTCGTCGAAGTGGGCATCTCCTACATGCAGATCAACCGCTTCGAACAGGCGACCGATGCGCTCGAACGCGCCGCCCGCCTCGCCGACGACCCATCGCTCGAACAGGAAGCGTGGGTGAACAAGGGGGCCGCCCACGCCGAACTGGAGGAGTACGACGACGCCATCGGCGCCTACCGCGAGGCGCTGACGGTCGACGACGACTCCGAACACGCCGCCACCGCGGAGACGAACCTCGCGTACGCGCTCTGGGAGGACGGCCGGACCGAACAGGCGCTCGAACACGCCGAGCGGGCCGTCGAGATCGACCCGCGCTTCGGCCAGGCGTGGTACAACCGCGGGTTCTTCCTCGCCGAGCGAGGGCTGAACGAGGAGGCCGTCAACTGCTTCGACAACGCCATCCGCCTCGGCTTCCGCACGCCCGAACTGCTGGAGGAGAAGGGCGCCGCGCTCGAACACCTCGGCGAGGACGAGGAGGCCGAACGCCTGGCGGAGGAGGCCGACGAGATACGCCAGCGCGCCGAACAGCGCCTGGTCGAGTGA
- a CDS encoding 50S ribosomal protein L39e, with protein sequence MGKKSKAKKKRLGKLQRQNRRVPAWVIMKTDRDVMMNPKRRSWRRGDTDE encoded by the coding sequence ATGGGGAAGAAATCGAAGGCGAAGAAGAAGCGGCTGGGCAAGCTCCAGCGGCAGAACCGCCGCGTTCCGGCGTGGGTCATCATGAAGACCGACCGCGACGTGATGATGAACCCGAAGCGACGGAGCTGGCGGCGGGGTGACACGGACGAATGA
- a CDS encoding 60S ribosomal export protein NMD3, whose product MSTSREFCPRCGDPVDPRDGPRVGDPAGRRAQLCDACYFEDFELVSAPEELTVRVCPRCGAVHRGNRWVDVGAEDYTDVAIEAVTEELSVHLDADEFSWLVDPEQVDQNTVLMHCHFTGVVRETPLEADRDVRVRFSRETCTRCSRIAGDYFAAVVQVRAEGRDPSDAECDAAVDIAEEYVAARDDKGDRNAFISEIDHGPEGVTIKISTTQMGRAVAQRIQRRFGGEVTDSRTLVTEDSDGNEVYRVTYAVRLPPYPAGTVLEPEDDDPVLVRSAHGNLKGDYLTTGERYEADSDDGVSPPARRLGTVDDARETTLVAVEDEHAVQVLDPETYETKTIARPSYLDTSAETVHVIKSRAGLHVLPEDAVENAE is encoded by the coding sequence ATGAGTACATCGCGCGAGTTCTGCCCGCGCTGTGGCGACCCCGTCGACCCGCGGGACGGACCGCGGGTGGGGGACCCCGCCGGCCGCCGGGCGCAACTGTGTGACGCCTGCTACTTCGAGGACTTCGAACTGGTGTCGGCACCCGAGGAGCTGACGGTCCGGGTCTGTCCGCGCTGTGGCGCCGTCCACCGGGGCAACCGGTGGGTCGACGTCGGTGCGGAGGACTACACCGACGTCGCCATCGAGGCGGTGACCGAGGAGCTGTCGGTCCACCTCGACGCCGACGAGTTCTCGTGGCTGGTCGACCCCGAACAGGTCGACCAGAACACGGTGTTGATGCACTGTCACTTCACGGGCGTCGTCCGCGAGACGCCCCTCGAGGCCGACCGCGACGTCCGCGTGCGCTTCAGCCGCGAGACCTGTACGCGCTGTTCGCGCATCGCCGGCGACTACTTCGCCGCCGTCGTCCAGGTACGCGCCGAGGGGCGCGACCCGAGCGACGCGGAGTGCGACGCCGCCGTCGACATCGCCGAGGAGTACGTCGCCGCCCGCGACGACAAGGGCGACCGCAACGCCTTCATCAGCGAGATAGACCACGGCCCCGAGGGCGTGACCATCAAGATATCGACCACACAGATGGGCCGGGCGGTCGCCCAGCGCATCCAGCGGCGCTTCGGCGGCGAGGTCACCGACTCGCGGACGCTCGTCACCGAGGACTCGGACGGCAACGAGGTGTACCGCGTCACCTACGCGGTCCGCCTGCCGCCCTATCCCGCTGGCACCGTCCTCGAACCCGAGGACGACGACCCCGTCCTCGTCCGGAGCGCCCACGGCAACCTGAAGGGCGACTACCTCACCACCGGTGAGCGCTACGAGGCCGACAGCGACGACGGCGTCTCGCCGCCCGCCCGACGCCTCGGCACCGTCGACGACGCCCGGGAGACCACGCTCGTCGCCGTCGAGGACGAACACGCGGTACAGGTGCTCGACCCGGAGACCTACGAGACGAAGACCATCGCCCGCCCGAGCTACCTCGACACGAGCGCGGAGACGGTCCACGTCATCAAGAGCCGCGCCGGCCTCCACGTCCTCCCCGAAGACGCCGTCGAGAACGCCGAGTGA